CGACGTGCTGCACCGCCTCAACGGCGTCCCGGTCGACAAGGAGAGCATCCTGGCCGCCGAGGAGCACGATGTGCTGGCGATCCGGATGCGGGTGTTGCCGCCGACCGAGGTGTTGACCGAGAAGCTGAACTCGCTCAACGAACACCATTGCGATTTCGCGGCGCTGCTGCCCGGCGTGCGTGCGGTGCGCGAACAACTCGACTGGGAGCACATCCGCACGGCCACCGCCGAGAACCCGTTCGCGGCGGCGTTCCTGTTTCTCGCCGACCGCCTCGAACTCACCGGCTGACGCTGCGCTGCAGCCGGGCCGAGACGGCGTCGACCGCACGTACCACTTCGTCGGGCTCGAGAACCTCGAAGTCGCAGCCGACCGTCGCGAAGTAGAAGACCATGCGCTCGGGGTCGTCGGCGCCGGTGGTGACGACGCACGCGTCGGGCCCGTCGGGTTCGATCGTCACCGACGCGGGTGAGAAGTGCTGAGCGACAGTGCTTTCCGGAGCATGGAAGCGCACGCGCGCGACGTAGCGGTAGGGCGAGCTGCTGATGGACCGCTGCACGTAGGTGGCGGCGTCGGGCGCCTCGCGCGGGGTGAACGTGCTGCCGGCCGCGCACACGTCGGCCATGCGGTCCAGCCGCAGGCTGCGCCAGTCCTGCTTGTCGCGGTCGTAGGCCAGCAGGTACCAGCGGCGCCCGGTGGTGACGAGCTGGTACGGCTCGAGGCGAC
The window above is part of the Mycolicibacterium rutilum genome. Proteins encoded here:
- a CDS encoding nucleotidyltransferase family protein: MPQRNDDLRDALKRAASALRAQGPDFALAGSYALWVFGGPEPVHDVDFVVAEPDTEKAAATLEEAGFRVERTPEDWLFKACVEDDFVIDVLHRLNGVPVDKESILAAEEHDVLAIRMRVLPPTEVLTEKLNSLNEHHCDFAALLPGVRAVREQLDWEHIRTATAENPFAAAFLFLADRLELTG